From Bacteroidota bacterium, the proteins below share one genomic window:
- a CDS encoding gliding motility-associated C-terminal domain-containing protein has translation MKNIFPIAIFFVITHLSTFIYSQDLVPNCGFEVYSNCPNNHGQISVCEEWYAPGEGTTDYCNKCNQTNYSVPNNLWGSQEAQEGRGYAHLICLYPSQASYREYVQIRLACPMLAGETYNVSFYVSCSDKSKYAIDRIGAYFSIDPIQQAGDLRIPIPGEPPVQNVPGYIMKDKNSWFMISGTYMATGGEEYLTIGNFMSNNDTEVENLGGAGLMISSYYLDDVSVIPQQPMLKLGNDTTLCPNTTLTLDATLPCAAEYLWTDGSTEPSITISKPGTYGVQVSLGCYPVYDEIHVDYFEEPDLGFPPDTVLCSGTSILLDPGPGYLSYSWQDGSTNQTYTADHEGLFWVEAKNDLGCLIRDSANIEQIEVPVVFLGNDTTLCYGSSLLLNPGSGDAYTGYEWQDFSTGKDFLVRTPDTYWVFAENPCGFDRDTVEISYINCDAALFLPNAFTPNGDNLNDIFMAKGVNIGKFSMYVYDRWGTLVFQTSDLDSGWDGRFNGNDCPVGVYAWIVYYENIEGTPMQVNETLKGTLTLLR, from the coding sequence ATGAAGAATATCTTCCCGATTGCAATTTTTTTTGTAATCACGCATTTATCCACATTTATATATTCCCAGGACCTTGTCCCAAATTGCGGTTTTGAAGTTTACTCTAATTGTCCGAACAACCACGGGCAAATCTCGGTTTGTGAAGAATGGTATGCACCCGGAGAAGGCACTACGGATTACTGCAACAAGTGTAATCAGACCAACTACAGCGTCCCCAACAATCTGTGGGGCAGTCAGGAAGCACAGGAAGGGCGGGGCTATGCCCATCTCATCTGTTTGTATCCTTCCCAGGCATCGTACCGGGAATATGTGCAGATACGGCTTGCTTGTCCAATGTTAGCCGGTGAAACTTATAACGTGAGTTTTTACGTTTCCTGCAGCGATAAAAGCAAATATGCCATTGACCGTATTGGTGCTTATTTTTCGATTGATCCCATACAACAAGCCGGAGACCTCAGGATACCAATTCCCGGAGAGCCTCCCGTTCAGAATGTCCCCGGATATATTATGAAAGACAAGAATTCCTGGTTTATGATATCGGGAACCTATATGGCAACAGGTGGTGAAGAATACCTTACCATTGGCAATTTTATGTCGAACAACGACACGGAAGTAGAAAATCTGGGTGGGGCGGGCTTAATGATCAGTTCGTATTATCTTGATGACGTATCGGTGATACCGCAGCAGCCTATGTTAAAACTGGGTAACGATACCACGTTATGTCCCAATACTACCCTGACTCTTGATGCTACCCTTCCTTGTGCGGCAGAGTATTTATGGACGGATGGCAGCACGGAACCCTCAATAACCATTTCAAAACCAGGGACCTATGGAGTACAGGTAAGCCTAGGTTGCTATCCTGTTTATGATGAAATTCATGTGGATTATTTTGAAGAACCCGACCTTGGTTTTCCTCCCGATACGGTATTGTGTTCCGGGACTTCTATACTGTTGGACCCGGGGCCGGGTTATCTCAGTTATTCCTGGCAGGATGGCAGCACTAACCAGACTTACACAGCCGATCACGAAGGGCTTTTTTGGGTAGAAGCTAAAAACGACCTTGGCTGCCTTATTCGGGATAGCGCGAATATTGAACAGATTGAGGTCCCTGTGGTTTTCCTGGGTAATGACACAACCCTTTGTTATGGCAGCTCTTTACTGCTAAACCCAGGAAGCGGGGATGCATACACAGGGTATGAGTGGCAGGATTTCAGTACCGGTAAGGACTTTCTGGTTAGGACTCCGGATACTTACTGGGTTTTTGCTGAGAATCCCTGTGGTTTCGACCGTGATACGGTAGAGATTTCTTACATCAACTGTGATGCAGCCCTGTTCCTCCCCAATGCTTTCACGCCCAATGGCGACAACCTCAACGACATTTTCATGGCAAAGGGTGTTAACATCGGAAAGTTCAGTATGTATGTTTACGATCGTTGGGGAACCCTGGTATTTCAAACTTCTGACCTGGATAGTGGCTGGGATGGGCGTTTTAACGGCAACGACTGCCCTGTAGGAGTTTACGCATGGATCGTTTATTATGAAAATATTGAAGGGACGCCTATGCAGGTGAACGAGAC